GGCGCTGTATGAAGTTGACGAAGCAGCCAACCGTATCCGTGAAGAAGTCGATCCCGAAGCCAACATCATCTTCGGTTCGACCTTCGATCCGAGCATCGAGGGTGGTCTGCGCGTTTCCGTGGTGGCAACCGGCATCGACGCAGAAGAAGTCCGCCGCCCGAAACCGACCACCATTCCGCTGACCAATGCTCGCGCTGACAAACCGGTTGCCGCAAAACCGGCAGCAGGTTTTGGTGCCCAGGCCCCGCAGCAGCAGCCCGCCGTTGCCGAACACGCACCGGCAGCCGCAGCAGCCTTTAATGGCCAGGACGATTATGCAGGCGGTTCTTCGGTTGAAGATATGCCGACCGAACGTTTTGCCGCCACCGGCAATGCCCAGCAGCCCGGCCTGTCCAACCCGGCAGGTGAAGCCGCCCAGACCGGTTCGATCGAACTGGGCCAGACCGTGCTGAAACCGAACCCGGCCCTGCGCCAGGCCCCGCGTGCCCAGCAGCCACAGCCCAGCGTACCGCGCCAGCAGGTTGCCGATGACAATGGCGACATGCCGTTCATTCCGCCGCGTGCCGCACGCCCGACCGACAATGCGCCGGCCCGTGGTGAACCCGACGTTTATGATGCCGCCGATAGCGGCCATAACAACCGTCCGCGTTTTGGCGGCATTCGCAACCTGTTTGGCAAAAGCCAGCATCAGGCAGATGCCGATGCCGCCCCGCGCCAGCAGGCCGCTGCCCCGCAGGCACAGGCACCGACACCGCGCCAGACCGAACTCTCGCTTGGTGACGATGCACGGCCCCAATTGAAAGCCGATCCAGCTTCCCGGGTCAAAACGTCTTCGGCGTCTGACGACCTTCTGGAAATTCCGGCTTTCCTTCGTCGCCAGGCCAACTGACGACGATTCTCCGCGCGAAAAGGGGAAGGTTTCGACCTTCCCCTTTTTTAGTATCCGATCGCCGGGGCATCCGTAAAAATACGCAAAATCGCCGCATTGCTGCGCTGCAACGATTTTCTATATTGCATTGCGAATTTTTCTGATAAATCATTGATTTCACGTTTAATTTTAAACGTTACAAAGCGTAACAAAGAGTGATTTGCCGCATTGCGGTCTGGTCTGTAGTTTGTGATCCTAGCAAACGGGCCAACACGCAGCCCGATCAAAAGTTTCCGAAATACAACCTGATTTGTCTGGGGGTTCCCCGTGAATAATATTGCCGATATCAGCACCGCCTTTAATGACCAGCGCGCCGCAGTTTCGTCTGTCGTTTCGCAGCGCAGTCTGAAAAGCTCGATCGGTTGTGCCGGTGT
The window above is part of the Thalassospira marina genome. Proteins encoded here:
- the ftsZ gene encoding cell division protein FtsZ, producing MPTINFSVPEAEENLKPKITVIGVGGAGGNAVNNMIASELEGCDFVVANTDSQALSQSKSSRKLQLGRQITQGLGAGARPDAGSAAAEESIEEIQAQLEGSHMVFITAGMGGGTGTGAAPVIARAAKEAGILTVGVVTKPFHFEGTRRMRTAEQGIEQLQQYVDTLIIIPNQNLFRVANEKTTFADAFQMADDVLRNGVRSITDLMMVPGLVNLDFADIRTVMSEMGKAMMGTGEASGEKRALEAAEAAIANPLLEDASMKGARAVLINITGGMDMALYEVDEAANRIREEVDPEANIIFGSTFDPSIEGGLRVSVVATGIDAEEVRRPKPTTIPLTNARADKPVAAKPAAGFGAQAPQQQPAVAEHAPAAAAAFNGQDDYAGGSSVEDMPTERFAATGNAQQPGLSNPAGEAAQTGSIELGQTVLKPNPALRQAPRAQQPQPSVPRQQVADDNGDMPFIPPRAARPTDNAPARGEPDVYDAADSGHNNRPRFGGIRNLFGKSQHQADADAAPRQQAAAPQAQAPTPRQTELSLGDDARPQLKADPASRVKTSSASDDLLEIPAFLRRQAN